A stretch of Castanea sativa cultivar Marrone di Chiusa Pesio chromosome 2, ASM4071231v1 DNA encodes these proteins:
- the LOC142624591 gene encoding TMV resistance protein N-like: protein MVFLTNEGASSSSSTCRKKYDVFLSFRGEDTHTGFTTYLYKALEQKGINTFMDDKLPRGEEISAELLKTIEESMILVIVFSKNYAESKWCLDELVKIVECWKNDQMVLFRPIFYNVKPSEVRNQLGNFGIALANHEKEFKDNMGKMPRWREALSKAASVSGSHYEEGRTTYKSEYEFIQGIVEEISSATFNGRPSYDAENLVGINSRVKDIMSLLNIESNEVGILGIHGLPGVGKTTIANVVYSIIAHRFEGSCFLEKVREESINCGMIRLQEKLLSKILQDNYLKVESEFKGTNLIKERIGCKNVLLILDDVDNSEQIKKLLGKCDWFASGSIVIITTRDKHVLTTLPKGHLIYKVKELGPCEARDLFNMHAFHTNEPKEEDYSELAKLIISYAKGLPLALKVMGSDLCEKSICEWRSAFEMYKNIQHEKIQEILKISFLGLSKNEKDIFLDIACFFKGRNKDYVVKILDACDLYPDFCIGRLIDKCLITVEHGTLWMHDLLQQMGREIVQEESEGLENHSRIWCHEDANKLLTRNKGSDKIRGIMWCEPNSITVSLRASAFKKMENLKFLIVKNVQTSKKLKYFFNELRLFEWSDYNFSLPSEFCPPKLVGLEVSCIRLPKLFGQGCHNKYLRSIKLEGCQSIKRVPDLCAPNLETLYISNCENLIKIHDSIGLLDKLECWNLSHCMKLQTLPRTLKLNKRFDLWSCPRLERFHDVHPETKCLRDFTVSDCNIREWPSSLRYLTKGIIRLKIQECENLGKFLDSTNKLQLLEEIDTPIVDLFCLIGGYSENRDFLSYSGILIDLDFWLENNFFPALRYIHIGDSNIVSIPECIFRLSTLKVIYINNCKKLREIQNPRLPQSIRKVKIRNCPSLLPQSSSRLLNEFGEILGTLPNRVSEGARSDILMDLFDDSESESESDSDSEIEDYEILLPGTEIPKWLKFNHQSCGNSISFKVGCQFPKLAVCVASRSVEAHEARYFYVHVFINGRKQYFSHIRTEESYEELRLFYKPNLGQFHKLFEQNQVVVQVEVGDTYKMVFEQNQIKRLKLPQNHFTDTIKWWGVNVECICCPQKSDITYLPLLSDRNGCGSSSVLNDTSYGDLNVSLSAPKNSELLALLPDPNKDHEVSNTVNDLRLLKGIHNDGCDSDEREGEPPLFPDSTNGFNFGFAQPNLELGSSVSGGFHLGSSSMAHACVNDDSDFNMGPPPKKMRTP from the exons ATGGTTTTCCTGACCAACGAAGGAgcctcctcctcttcttccaCTTGTCGAAAGAAGTATGATGTCTTTTTGAGCTTTAGAGGTGAAGATACCCATACAGGTTTTACTACCTATTTATATAAAGCTTTGGAACAAAAAGGCATTAACACCTTTATGGACGATAAGCTTCCGAGGGGAGAAGAAATTTCTGCGGAACTTCTCAAAACAATCGAAGAGTCAATGATTTTAGTTATTGTGTTTTCTAAAAACTATGCAGAGTCCAAATGGTGTTTGGACGAACTTGTTAAGATTGTTGAGTGTTGGAAAAATGACCAAATGGTTCTATTTCGACCAATTTTTTATAACGTAAAACCAAGTGAAGTACGTAATCAATTGGGAAACTTTGGGATAGCGCTAGCTAACCATGAAAAGGAGTTCAAGGATAACATGGGGAAGATGCCGAGATGGAGGGAAGCCCTAAGTAAAGCAGCTAGTGTGTCTGGATCACATTACGAGGAAGg CCGCACTACATATAAATCTGAATATGAATTTATACAAGGAATTGTTGAAGAAATATcaagtgctacatttaatgggAGACCATCATATGATGCTGAAAACCTAGTTGGAATAAATTCTCGTGTAAAGGACATAATGTCACTTTTAAATATTGAGTCAAATGAAGTTGGCATTTTAGGGATTCATGGACTTCCTGGAGTAGGTAAGACTACAATTGCAAACGTTGTTTATAGCATAATTGCTCATCGATTTGAAGGAAGCTGTTTTTTGGAGAAGGTTAGAGAAGAGTCTATAAATTGTGGCATGATACGACTACAAGAGAAACTTCTTTCAAAGATCTTACAAGATAACTATTTGAAGGTAGAAAGTGAATTCAAAGGAACCAATTTGATAAAGGAGAGAATTGGTTGTAAAAACGTTCTTTTAATTCTCGATGATGTGGATAATtcagaacaaataaaaaaattgcttggAAAATGTGACTGGTTTGCTTCAGGGAGTATAGTCATTATAACAACAAGAGACAAACATGTGCTAACCACTCTTCCAAAAGGTCATCTAATTTACAAGGTCAAAGAACTAGGTCCATGTGAAGCTCGTGATCTTTTTAATATGCATGCCTTCCACACAAATGAGCCCAAGGAGGAAGATTATTCAGAACTTGCAAAGCTGATTATATCTTATGCTAAAGGACTTCCACTAGCTCTAAAAGTAATGGGTTCTGATTTGTGTGAAAAAAGTATATGTGAATGGAGAAGTGCATTTGAAATGTATAAGAACATTCAACATGAAAAAATTCAAGAGATACTCAAAATAAGTTTTCTTGGATTGAGTAAAAACGAAAAAGATATTTTTCTcgatattgcatgtttctttaaGGGACGCAACAAGGATTATGTTGTAAAGATATTAGATGCTTGCGACTTATATCCAGATTTTTGTATTGGAAGGCTTATTGATAAATGTCTCATAACCGTTGAACATGGCACATTATGGATGCATGACTTGCTACAACAAATGGGTAGAGAAATAGTTCAAGAAGAATCTGAAGGGCTTGAAAATCATAGCAGAATATGGTGTCATGAGGATGCTAATAAATTACTAACTAGAAATAAG GGGTCGGATAAAATTCGAGGCATAATGTGGTGCGAACCTAACTCAATAACAGTATCATTAAGAGCTTCAGCTTTCAAAAAGATggaaaatctcaaatttcttattgtTAAGAATGTACAAACTTccaaaaaacttaaatattttttcaatgaatTAAGATTGTTTGAATGGTCAGACTATAATTTTTCCTTGCCATCCGAATTTTGTCCTCCAAAACTTGTTGGACTGGAGGTGTCTTGCATTAGGTTACCAAAATTATTCGGGCAG gggTGCCATAACAAATATTTGAGAAGTATCAAGTTGGAAGGGTGTCAATCCATCAAAAGAGTACCGGACTTATGCGCTCCAAACTTAGAGACATTGTACATTTctaattgtgaaaatttaattaagattCATGACTCTATTGGACTTCTTGATAAGCTTGAATGTTGGAACCTCAGTCACTGCATGAAACTTCAGACTCTTCCGAGGACCCTCAAGTTGAATAAACGTTTCGATCTATGGAGCTGCCCAAGGCTTGAGAGGTTTCACGATGTGCACCCTGAAACGAAATGTTTAAGAGATTTCACTGTGTCTGATTGTAATATCAGAGAATGGCCTTCATCACTAAGATATCTCACCAAAGGGATTATCAGATTAAAGATACAGGAATGTGAAAACCTTGGGAAGTTTTTGGATAGCACCAATAAATTGCAACTGCTTGAGGAAATAGATACCCCTATTGTCGACTTGTTTTGTCTTATTGGGGGATATTCTGAAAATCGGGATTTCCTAAGCTATAGTggaattttaattgatttagatttttggttgGAGAATAATTTCTTCCCGGCATTGAGATATATACATATAGGAGACTCCAATATTGTTAGTATCCCCGAATGCATTTTTAGATTATCTACATTAAAAGTGATTTACATAAATAATTGTAAGAAGCTTCGGGAAATTCAAAATCCAAGGCTTCCACAATCTATTAGAAAAGTGAAAATAAGAAATTGCCCATCGTTGCTTCCACAATCATCAAGTAGATTATTGAATGAG TTTGGAGAAATTCTAGGGACTCTACCGAATAGAGTCAGTGAAGGTGCAAGAAGCGACATATTAATGGATCTCTTTGATGACTCTGAATCTGAATCTGAATCTGATTCTGATTCTGAAATTGAGGATTATGAAATTTTACTACCAGGAACTGAGATTCCAAAGTGGCTTAAATTCAACCATCAGAGTTGTGGAAATTCCATATCATTCAAGGTTGGTTGCCAATTTCCAAAATTGGCCGTCTGTGTTGCTTCTCGTTCAGTGGAGGCACATGAAGCCAGATATTTTTATGTTCACGTTTTCATCAATGGTCGTAAGCAGTATTTCAGTCATATACGCACAGAAGAAAGCTACGAGGAACTGCGGTTATTTTATAAACCAAATCTAGGGCAGTTTCATAAGCTATTTGAACAGAATCAGGTGGTGGTTCAGGTGGAGGTTGGTGATACTTATAAAATGGTGTTTGAACAGAATCAGATAAAACGGTTAAAGCTTCCTCAGAACCATTTTACTGATACTATAAAATGGTGGGGGGTGAATGTAGAATGCATCTGCTGTCCTCAGAAATCAGATATTACTTACTTGCCGCTTCTGAGTGACAGGAATGGTTGTGGGTCATCCTCAGTTTTGAATGACACTTCTTATGGTGATTTGAATGTGTCATTATCGGCCCCTAAAAACTCTGAACTCCTTGCATTGTTACCTGATCCAAATAAGGATCATGAGGTTTCCAATACCGTAAATGATTTGAGGCTTTTGAAGGGCATTCATAATGATGGGTGTGATTCAGATGAAAGAGAAGGTGAGCCTCCGCTGTTCCCTGATTCGACAAATGGGTTCAACTTCGGTTTTGCCCAGCCAAATTTGGAGTTGGGCTCAAGTGTTAGTGGTGGGTTTCATTTGGGTTCGTCTTCAATGGCTCATGCCTGTGTAAATGATGACTCTGATTTCAATATGGGTCCGCCACCGAAGAAAATGAGGACACCTTGA